In the Devosia sp. SL43 genome, one interval contains:
- the fliN gene encoding flagellar motor switch protein FliN produces the protein MMPAGKSDGPEAHIDRTAGDLEAVFDVPVRISVVLGRTKMPVSELLRLDTGTVIELDRQVGEAVEIFVNERLVARGEIVLVDSKLGVTMTEIIKPQ, from the coding sequence ATGATGCCCGCCGGCAAGTCCGACGGCCCCGAAGCCCATATCGACCGCACTGCCGGCGACCTCGAAGCAGTGTTCGACGTTCCCGTTCGCATTTCGGTCGTGCTTGGCCGCACCAAGATGCCGGTCAGCGAACTGCTGCGCCTCGATACCGGCACCGTCATCGAACTGGACCGCCAGGTCGGCGAGGCCGTCGAAATCTTCGTCAACGAACGTCTCGTGGCGCGCGGCGAGATCGTGCTGGTCGACAGCAAGCTCGGCGTCACCATGACCGAAATCATCAAACCACAGTAA